One Bacillus sp. F19 genomic region harbors:
- the gcvPA gene encoding aminomethyl-transferring glycine dehydrogenase subunit GcvPA, translated as MTKKVHPYIPNMVPEVKAEMLKEIGVESTMELYSCIPEELLFQGEMNIPKALTEHELRRHIDGLLNKNVSANEYLNFLGAGCWQHFVPAVCDEINQRSEFLTAYAGEPYEDHGRYQALFEYQSLLAELVDMDVVNVPTFDWGQAAATSLRMAGRITGRKKVLLAKTVSPERAKIIINYGTPELEFDFVGHDQDTGLLQLDDLKKHISNDIAAIYFENPSYLGFIESQGIEISEIAKQHGVLMVVGVDPISLGVLTPPSRYGADIVCGDLQPLGMHMNYSGGQAGFIATRNEEKFVNEFPSRLFGIVPTVKEGEYGFGDVAYDRTSFALREKGKESVGTQTALWGITAGVYLSLLGPNGMYELGQTIMQNSQYAVKKLNEIPGIKGSRLNSPFFKEFIVDINGTNLSVETINERLLERKIFGGKDLSKEFPEYGQAALYCVTEIHSQEDIDQLIAALEEIVKN; from the coding sequence ATGACAAAGAAGGTCCATCCTTACATACCTAATATGGTGCCAGAGGTAAAAGCGGAAATGTTAAAAGAGATTGGCGTTGAGTCGACAATGGAATTGTATTCATGTATTCCTGAAGAACTTCTCTTCCAAGGAGAAATGAATATACCGAAAGCCTTAACAGAACATGAACTTCGCCGTCATATTGATGGATTATTAAATAAAAATGTTAGTGCTAATGAGTATTTAAACTTCTTAGGAGCTGGCTGCTGGCAGCATTTTGTACCTGCTGTATGTGATGAAATCAATCAAAGATCCGAATTTTTAACGGCATATGCTGGAGAACCATATGAAGACCATGGTCGATATCAAGCATTATTTGAATATCAAAGCTTATTAGCAGAACTTGTAGATATGGATGTCGTAAATGTTCCTACATTTGACTGGGGGCAAGCTGCAGCTACATCTCTAAGAATGGCGGGACGTATAACAGGAAGAAAGAAAGTTCTTTTAGCAAAAACAGTCTCTCCTGAAAGAGCGAAAATTATCATCAATTATGGTACTCCTGAACTTGAATTTGATTTTGTTGGTCATGACCAAGATACGGGACTTCTACAATTAGATGATTTAAAGAAACATATTTCCAATGACATAGCAGCCATCTATTTTGAAAACCCTTCCTATTTAGGCTTTATTGAATCGCAAGGAATTGAAATCTCAGAGATTGCTAAACAACATGGAGTACTAATGGTCGTGGGTGTTGATCCTATTTCATTAGGGGTACTAACTCCGCCAAGTCGTTATGGAGCAGATATAGTTTGTGGTGATTTACAACCACTTGGCATGCACATGAACTATAGTGGCGGGCAGGCTGGATTCATCGCAACAAGAAACGAAGAAAAATTCGTTAATGAATTTCCTTCTCGTCTATTTGGCATCGTGCCAACAGTGAAAGAAGGAGAGTATGGATTCGGTGACGTAGCATATGACCGAACATCTTTCGCTTTAAGGGAAAAAGGAAAAGAATCAGTTGGTACACAAACAGCTTTATGGGGCATTACAGCAGGTGTTTATTTATCTTTATTAGGCCCAAATGGCATGTACGAGTTAGGGCAAACCATTATGCAAAATAGCCAATATGCAGTCAAAAAGCTGAATGAAATTCCTGGAATAAAAGGTTCAAGATTAAATTCACCTTTCTTTAAAGAATTTATCGTTGATATTAATGGAACAAATCTTTCAGTTGAAACGATTAATGAAAGATTGCTAGAAAGAAAAATTTTCGGAGGTAAGGATCTTTCTAAAGAGTTTCCTGAGTATGGTCAAGCCGCACTTTACTGTGTAACAGAAATTCATAGTCAAGAAGACATTGATCAACTAATTGCTGCTCTAGAAGAAATAGTGAAAAACTAA
- a CDS encoding recombinase family protein — MKIGYARVSTVGQDLASQEEILKENGCERIYVEKITGTTTKNRNELNKLLENVRPGDTVMVTKIDRLARSIIDLNKIIETLQEKQVDIYFIKDNLSFKVNETANPLQSLLFNVLGSFAQFERDIIVERTSEGRERAKLIGKHMGRPSQPRKNIEEALRLYNSRNTNGLSVKDIVKLTSVPKATLYVEIRKKRANNLE, encoded by the coding sequence ATGAAAATTGGTTATGCGAGAGTCAGTACAGTTGGCCAAGATTTAGCATCTCAAGAAGAAATCTTAAAAGAAAATGGCTGCGAACGTATCTATGTAGAAAAAATTACTGGCACGACCACAAAAAACCGAAATGAGCTAAATAAGTTATTAGAAAATGTGAGACCTGGAGATACAGTGATGGTAACAAAAATAGATCGTTTGGCCAGATCGATTATAGATTTAAATAAAATTATAGAAACACTGCAAGAAAAACAAGTTGATATCTATTTTATCAAAGATAATTTATCTTTTAAGGTTAATGAAACAGCAAACCCTCTACAATCATTATTATTCAATGTTTTAGGTTCTTTTGCGCAGTTTGAAAGAGATATAATAGTTGAACGAACATCTGAAGGTAGAGAAAGAGCAAAATTGATAGGAAAACACATGGGTCGTCCTTCACAACCGAGAAAGAATATAGAAGAAGCCTTACGACTATATAATAGTAGAAACACGAATGGATTAAGTGTGAAAGACATTGTGAAACTTACTAGTGTGCCTAAAGCCACTTTATATGTGGAAATAAGAAAGAAACGTGCGAACAACTTAGAATAG
- the gcvPB gene encoding aminomethyl-transferring glycine dehydrogenase subunit GcvPB gives MKKIKRNNKVRDFHQAKWNEPIIFELHQPGEVGVEAPSANQTIVSEVGDGVSAIPATMCRPEKPNLPEISQARVLRHYVRLSQETLGSDFNVEIGQGTCTMKYIPKINELLIRNPKMMALHPLQNESTVQGMLEIIYQLDVCMREISGMDYFSFQPSSGTQALFAMASIVRKYHESRGEDQQRDEIITTIFSHPSQAATAAVKGYKIITLHPDEDGFPDIEKLKAAVSERTAGFVVANPEDTGIFNPKIIEFTKIVHEAGGVCYYDQANANGLLGITRAKEAGFDMCFFNLHKTFAAPHMCGGPATGALGVVDELKEFLPGPIVEFDGEQYHLNDNLTHSIGKVRAFHGVAQTILRSYAWIRALGSECLKEVAQTAVLNNNYLYHKIQKIRGASAPYVKGQRLEQVRYSWEQMTKETGVTTEDVQRRMTDFGLHYWTSHHPYIVPQPFTLEPTESYSKADLDEYIAALEQISNEAYENPEIVQNAPYNSTIHKLDEQDYLDNPEEWCITWRSYIKKSMVSELI, from the coding sequence ATGAAAAAAATAAAGAGAAACAATAAAGTTCGTGACTTTCATCAAGCGAAATGGAATGAACCAATTATTTTCGAGCTTCATCAACCAGGAGAAGTAGGTGTTGAAGCTCCATCAGCTAATCAAACGATTGTTTCAGAAGTTGGAGATGGTGTTTCTGCAATTCCAGCTACAATGTGTAGACCGGAAAAACCTAATCTTCCAGAAATAAGTCAAGCACGTGTATTAAGACATTATGTTCGGCTTTCTCAAGAAACGTTAGGTTCAGATTTCAATGTGGAAATTGGTCAAGGTACTTGTACGATGAAATATATCCCGAAAATTAATGAGCTATTAATACGAAATCCTAAAATGATGGCATTACATCCTCTTCAAAATGAAAGCACGGTTCAGGGTATGCTAGAAATCATTTATCAATTGGATGTATGTATGAGAGAAATATCTGGAATGGACTACTTCTCTTTTCAGCCAAGCTCTGGAACTCAAGCCTTGTTTGCAATGGCTTCCATTGTTCGAAAATATCATGAATCTAGAGGAGAAGATCAGCAACGTGATGAAATCATCACAACTATTTTCTCCCATCCTTCACAAGCTGCCACAGCAGCCGTAAAAGGCTATAAGATTATTACACTCCATCCCGATGAAGATGGATTCCCTGATATCGAAAAATTAAAAGCTGCCGTATCTGAAAGAACAGCTGGTTTTGTTGTTGCAAATCCAGAAGACACAGGCATCTTCAATCCTAAAATTATAGAATTCACCAAAATTGTTCATGAAGCAGGTGGTGTTTGTTATTACGATCAAGCAAATGCCAATGGTCTCCTAGGTATTACTCGAGCTAAAGAAGCCGGATTCGATATGTGCTTCTTTAATCTCCACAAAACCTTCGCTGCTCCACATATGTGCGGTGGCCCTGCAACGGGTGCACTTGGAGTCGTGGATGAACTCAAAGAATTCTTGCCTGGACCAATTGTTGAGTTTGATGGAGAGCAATATCATTTGAATGATAATCTGACTCACTCGATTGGAAAAGTACGTGCATTTCATGGTGTAGCTCAAACGATTCTACGCTCCTATGCTTGGATTCGTGCATTAGGTTCAGAATGCTTAAAAGAAGTAGCTCAAACAGCAGTGCTTAATAATAACTATCTGTACCACAAGATTCAAAAGATTCGTGGTGCGAGTGCACCATACGTAAAAGGTCAGCGCCTTGAACAGGTTCGCTATAGTTGGGAACAGATGACAAAAGAAACAGGAGTCACAACAGAAGACGTCCAAAGACGAATGACAGACTTTGGTCTTCATTATTGGACCAGCCATCACCCGTACATTGTACCGCAGCCATTTACACTTGAGCCAACTGAATCTTATTCAAAGGCAGATTTAGATGAATATATTGCGGCACTTGAACAAATTTCAAATGAAGCATATGAAAATCCTGAAATCGTTCAAAATGCTCCATATAACAGCACCATTCACAAATTAGATGAACAAGATTATCTAGATAATCCAGAAGAATGGTGTATTACATGGCGATCCTATATCAAAAAATCTATGGTATCTGAATTGATTTAG
- a CDS encoding glucose 1-dehydrogenase produces MEKDYIQLKDKVSVVTGAASGIGYATAELLAEVGSNVILLDIDKEKGNLASQSLRDKGFNVNFLKCDVTNARDCQHVSEQINREYGNVNVLFNNAGIIKRKTVVDLEENEWDAVLNVSLKGVYLLSKYIIPIMASHDGGSIINTGSGWGLKGGDKAAAYCAAKAGVVNLTKAMAIDHGPQNIRVNCICPGDTDTPLLRDEAKQLQVEESVFLKDSAIDRPLARLGTPRDIAKGVLFLASDLSSWMTGTELVIDGGGLA; encoded by the coding sequence ATGGAAAAAGACTATATTCAATTAAAAGATAAAGTCTCAGTAGTTACTGGGGCAGCATCTGGGATAGGCTATGCCACAGCAGAGCTTTTAGCCGAAGTAGGATCTAACGTTATTCTTTTAGATATTGATAAAGAGAAGGGAAACCTAGCTTCACAAAGTCTGAGAGACAAAGGCTTTAACGTAAACTTCTTAAAATGTGATGTAACAAACGCTCGAGATTGTCAGCATGTAAGTGAACAAATTAATCGTGAATACGGGAACGTTAACGTACTTTTTAATAATGCTGGCATCATAAAACGCAAAACCGTAGTTGATTTAGAAGAAAATGAATGGGATGCAGTTCTAAATGTTTCATTAAAAGGTGTGTATCTCTTATCTAAATATATTATTCCTATTATGGCTTCTCATGATGGTGGAAGTATTATCAATACAGGTTCAGGTTGGGGATTAAAAGGTGGAGATAAAGCCGCAGCATATTGTGCTGCAAAAGCTGGTGTAGTTAATCTGACAAAAGCAATGGCAATCGATCATGGTCCACAAAATATTCGTGTCAATTGCATATGCCCAGGAGATACAGATACACCGTTATTACGAGATGAGGCAAAACAATTACAAGTAGAGGAAAGCGTATTTCTTAAAGATTCGGCAATAGATCGCCCACTTGCAAGACTAGGAACTCCTCGTGATATTGCAAAAGGCGTCTTGTTCTTGGCAAGCGATTTATCCAGTTGGATGACAGGTACAGAGCTAGTTATTGATGGTGGCGGTTTAGCTTAA
- a CDS encoding M20/M25/M40 family metallo-hydrolase translates to MISSFTCREEVLKFTNELVAVESIVNTTGEIAISNFLYLKIASFPYFKQNPSYLILSQTENDEVERYNVLAFVKGTKTKSDKTVILMGHTDTVGIDDYSHLKDKACFPEELMKALHDEPLPDLVRNQLESGDWYFGRGTVDMKGGVASHLYILKYYSEHPEELSGNLLIFAECDEEDSSHGVLSGLKDLKKLREEHHFDYVALINSDFVAPRYEGDENRYIYKGSIGKLLPSFFITGAETHAGSSFEGLDPNYIAAELTRQISYNPDLVDDSLGEFPAPPVSLKQTDLKPTYTIQTALSAYVYYNFFIQSWSPKDVMIKLKEQAEIAFDRALQTLTERYQTFCARSGETYNELPWKTRVIIYEEMKQLLEKEHGDRFIQHMKAFKEQLMLDKSIDTRMFAARVVEEEWNWMTDKSPAITIFYSSLYSSRVDVTGKNEKEQHLLDALQKAIEQVQPTYPHPIVTRNFFPYVCDMSCVALSDDEEGIQAVCNNNPGWGTKHFVNYQDIRDINVPAINIGPYGYDAHKKYERMELTFSTEIVPALTNEVISHLLK, encoded by the coding sequence ATGATTTCGTCGTTTACATGTCGTGAAGAAGTATTAAAGTTTACAAATGAATTAGTAGCTGTAGAAAGTATTGTTAACACCACTGGGGAAATTGCCATTTCAAACTTTTTATATCTCAAAATAGCTTCTTTTCCTTATTTCAAACAAAATCCTTCCTATCTAATACTTTCTCAAACAGAAAATGATGAGGTAGAACGTTATAATGTATTGGCTTTTGTAAAAGGAACGAAAACGAAAAGCGATAAAACAGTTATTCTAATGGGTCATACAGATACGGTTGGTATCGATGACTACAGTCATTTAAAAGATAAGGCATGTTTCCCTGAAGAATTAATGAAAGCCTTACACGATGAACCATTACCTGACTTGGTAAGGAATCAATTAGAATCGGGTGACTGGTATTTTGGTAGAGGTACCGTCGATATGAAAGGCGGTGTCGCAAGTCATCTCTATATACTGAAATACTACTCTGAACATCCTGAAGAACTATCTGGAAATCTATTAATATTTGCTGAATGTGACGAAGAAGATAGCTCACACGGCGTTTTATCAGGATTAAAAGATTTAAAGAAATTACGTGAAGAACATCATTTTGATTATGTTGCGCTTATTAACTCCGATTTCGTTGCTCCTCGCTATGAAGGAGATGAAAATCGCTATATTTACAAAGGTTCCATCGGAAAACTCCTCCCTTCTTTTTTCATTACGGGAGCAGAAACACACGCTGGTTCTTCCTTTGAAGGGCTAGACCCGAACTATATAGCTGCTGAGTTAACACGTCAAATCAGCTATAATCCAGATTTAGTTGATGACTCATTAGGTGAATTTCCGGCACCACCAGTCTCATTAAAGCAAACAGATTTAAAACCGACTTACACCATCCAAACGGCTCTTTCAGCGTATGTTTATTATAATTTCTTTATCCAGTCATGGTCTCCAAAAGATGTCATGATTAAACTGAAAGAACAAGCAGAAATCGCTTTTGATAGAGCATTACAAACACTAACAGAACGGTACCAAACGTTTTGTGCTCGAAGTGGTGAAACGTATAACGAATTGCCATGGAAAACAAGAGTGATTATTTACGAAGAAATGAAGCAATTACTAGAAAAAGAACATGGCGACCGATTTATCCAACATATGAAAGCCTTTAAGGAACAACTAATGCTAGATAAGAGCATAGACACTCGGATGTTTGCAGCACGTGTTGTTGAAGAAGAATGGAACTGGATGACAGATAAAAGCCCAGCCATTACTATTTTCTATTCGTCTCTTTATTCATCACGCGTAGATGTTACAGGGAAAAATGAGAAAGAACAGCACCTACTGGATGCATTACAAAAAGCCATTGAGCAAGTTCAGCCGACCTATCCTCATCCGATTGTAACGAGAAACTTCTTTCCTTATGTATGTGATATGAGCTGTGTCGCACTAAGTGATGATGAAGAAGGAATACAGGCAGTTTGTAATAACAATCCAGGCTGGGGTACGAAACATTTTGTTAATTATCAAGATATCCGAGATATTAATGTACCTGCTATTAACATTGGACCATATGGATATGACGCACATAAGAAATATGAGAGAATGGAGCTTACATTTTCAACAGAAATTGTACCAGCATTAACAAATGAAGTTATTAGCCATTTATTAAAGTAG
- a CDS encoding aminotransferase A has product MKYLLNKKVRQIQFSGIRKIANIVAQYPNVINLTIGQPDFSTPKHIKTVGKTAIEEDRTTYTHNAGLIELREAACDYMFQKYKLLYQPVDEVIVTVGASEALDITFRTILEEGDEVILPSPIYPGYAPIIELCGAIPVYVDTSTNNFKLSAELLHKKLSDKTKCIILPYPSNPIGSTLDQKELDEISKLLLDKEIFIVSDEIYSELTYEKKHTSMASIPEMRNKTIVINGLSKSHSMTGWRIGFVFAPSYIVEEMLKIHLYNATCASSISQYAAIEALIHGKDDPISMKEEYLKRRDFVYKRLLSIGMEVSKPQGAFYIFPSIKHTNKMSAEFALELLENAGVAVVPGDVFSKAGEGYIRISYANDMKLLEEGMNRIEQYVNSINRKGEK; this is encoded by the coding sequence ATGAAGTACTTATTAAATAAGAAAGTAAGGCAAATACAATTTTCTGGGATAAGGAAAATTGCTAATATAGTGGCTCAGTATCCAAATGTTATCAACCTTACAATTGGTCAACCGGATTTTTCAACTCCTAAACATATAAAAACTGTTGGAAAAACAGCGATTGAAGAAGATCGAACAACGTATACTCATAACGCCGGATTAATAGAACTTCGAGAAGCTGCATGTGATTATATGTTCCAAAAGTATAAGCTACTTTATCAGCCCGTTGACGAAGTCATCGTTACGGTGGGTGCAAGTGAAGCACTTGATATCACTTTCAGAACTATTCTAGAAGAAGGAGATGAAGTGATCCTTCCCTCACCTATTTACCCTGGTTATGCACCGATTATAGAATTATGTGGCGCTATTCCAGTGTATGTAGATACATCAACAAATAATTTTAAGTTAAGCGCTGAATTGCTTCATAAAAAGTTGTCTGACAAAACAAAGTGTATCATTCTACCATATCCATCCAATCCAATAGGAAGTACGTTAGATCAAAAAGAACTAGATGAAATCTCTAAATTACTGTTAGATAAAGAAATTTTTATCGTTTCTGATGAAATTTACAGTGAATTAACCTATGAAAAAAAACATACGTCTATGGCCTCTATTCCCGAAATGAGAAACAAAACTATTGTTATAAATGGGCTTTCTAAATCCCATTCGATGACAGGTTGGAGAATCGGTTTCGTCTTTGCACCCTCATATATTGTCGAAGAAATGCTAAAAATTCACCTTTATAATGCAACATGTGCAAGCTCCATTAGCCAATATGCAGCGATTGAGGCGCTTATCCATGGAAAAGATGATCCGATATCCATGAAAGAAGAATACCTAAAAAGAAGAGATTTCGTCTATAAACGTTTACTTTCTATAGGTATGGAAGTTAGCAAACCACAAGGAGCATTTTATATATTTCCATCAATAAAACACACGAATAAAATGTCAGCTGAATTTGCCTTAGAACTACTTGAAAATGCTGGAGTAGCAGTCGTGCCGGGAGACGTTTTCTCAAAAGCTGGTGAAGGATATATACGAATCTCCTATGCAAATGATATGAAATTATTAGAAGAAGGAATGAACCGGATTGAACAGTATGTTAATTCCATAAATCGTAAAGGGGAGAAGTAG
- a CDS encoding sigma 54-interacting transcriptional regulator, whose amino-acid sequence MSSITVVSKTIQTFADLLQIEIAYFDPKGVLTVSTEEYKLKKGNRVHLPFFQKQYEYPVNFVKKPGHMSICLGCHFQKKCPSTAEIVLSIVRHGKHYGYLSFVSFSQDGQEKLIDRQKEYSYWMSQISDIIVGILQDIDNFESIFPPKKEKTEYILGSSYTLEKLKENIKNIKNSSSSIFITGETGTGKSLLAKLIHEQSMFRKGDFVEINCSSIPETLFESELFGYEEGAFTGARKKGKPGFFELADRGTLFLDEIGDLPIHLQPKLLKVLQDGMVRRIGGTHSKKINVRIIAATNQPLEKLIDSKQFRSDLYYRLNVIPFHLPPLRERKEDLKDLLKILMDKLQMRTGKFIQTYNKDFLKRLKQYHWPGNIRELENVIEYSMNMERSMELTASSLPDFLCDLNANIQPIQREQAVLKESEKDVIMQKLAQYGYDYVGKMQAAKDLGLSVRTLYRKIEKLGIAIPAK is encoded by the coding sequence TTGTCTTCAATCACTGTGGTCAGTAAAACGATACAAACTTTTGCAGACCTTTTACAAATTGAAATCGCTTACTTTGATCCGAAAGGTGTATTAACGGTATCAACAGAAGAGTATAAGCTTAAAAAAGGAAATCGTGTTCATTTACCTTTTTTTCAAAAACAATATGAGTATCCCGTTAACTTTGTAAAAAAACCAGGCCATATGAGTATTTGTCTTGGTTGTCATTTTCAGAAAAAGTGCCCTTCAACAGCTGAAATTGTGCTTAGCATAGTGCGGCATGGCAAACATTACGGCTATCTATCTTTTGTGAGTTTTTCTCAAGATGGTCAAGAGAAACTGATAGATCGACAAAAGGAGTATAGCTATTGGATGTCACAAATAAGCGATATTATTGTGGGGATTCTACAAGACATAGATAATTTCGAGAGCATATTCCCGCCAAAAAAAGAAAAAACAGAGTACATACTTGGTAGTAGCTATACGTTGGAAAAATTAAAGGAAAATATTAAAAATATCAAAAATAGTTCTTCTTCCATTTTTATAACAGGGGAAACGGGAACAGGAAAAAGCTTATTAGCAAAGCTTATTCATGAGCAGAGTATGTTTCGAAAAGGTGATTTTGTTGAAATAAATTGTTCTAGCATTCCTGAAACATTATTTGAAAGTGAATTGTTTGGTTATGAAGAAGGAGCGTTTACAGGGGCAAGAAAAAAAGGCAAGCCAGGATTTTTTGAGTTGGCTGATAGAGGCACTCTTTTTTTAGACGAAATTGGAGACCTTCCAATTCATCTGCAACCAAAGCTTTTAAAAGTGCTGCAAGATGGAATGGTACGCAGAATTGGTGGAACTCATTCGAAGAAAATCAATGTACGAATCATTGCAGCAACGAATCAGCCGTTAGAAAAATTAATAGATTCTAAACAGTTCCGTTCAGATCTTTATTATAGGCTCAATGTTATTCCATTCCATTTACCACCATTACGGGAACGAAAAGAGGATTTAAAGGATTTACTTAAAATCTTAATGGACAAATTACAAATGCGAACCGGGAAATTCATTCAAACGTACAATAAGGACTTTTTGAAGAGACTAAAACAATATCATTGGCCTGGAAATATACGCGAGTTAGAAAACGTTATTGAATATAGCATGAATATGGAGAGGAGCATGGAACTGACTGCATCATCATTGCCTGATTTTTTATGTGATTTAAATGCAAATATTCAACCTATTCAAAGAGAACAAGCTGTTTTAAAGGAATCAGAAAAAGATGTTATTATGCAAAAGCTAGCTCAATATGGTTATGATTATGTAGGGAAGATGCAAGCAGCTAAAGATTTAGGGCTTAGTGTTAGAACCTTATATCGAAAGATAGAAAAATTAGGAATAGCTATTCCGGCTAAATAA
- a CDS encoding DUF6037 family protein, producing the protein MELTGLKPLYSSMIELNLKRTKFSVIINNAVFEFIYFIDSLPHSLAIGVRNNNLYYEIEVKNGFRINPYLGEKYAQIYKILGLSPKGSSPFSPSKFYVEINKRIPTSTSSTNIPKTSDIAPFRRNVEEPDKIYFYGWRDNTTRKENVSAENLKKTRQWLGIEAYEMCKKHNISSCWTAEKSKEKLYGKPSKKVNI; encoded by the coding sequence ATGGAACTTACCGGATTAAAACCATTGTACAGTAGTATGATAGAGCTAAATCTAAAGCGAACCAAATTCAGTGTTATTATTAATAATGCTGTCTTTGAATTTATCTATTTTATAGACTCTCTCCCTCATTCTCTAGCAATTGGAGTTAGGAATAATAATCTGTATTATGAGATTGAAGTAAAAAATGGATTCCGTATTAACCCTTACTTAGGAGAAAAATACGCCCAAATTTATAAGATTTTAGGATTGTCACCAAAAGGCTCCTCTCCTTTTAGTCCAAGTAAATTCTATGTGGAAATTAACAAGAGAATCCCTACTTCTACTTCATCTACAAATATTCCAAAAACAAGTGATATTGCTCCTTTCCGAAGAAATGTAGAGGAACCTGATAAGATCTATTTCTATGGTTGGAGAGATAATACTACTAGGAAAGAAAATGTTAGTGCAGAGAATCTTAAAAAAACTAGACAATGGCTTGGTATAGAAGCATATGAAATGTGTAAAAAACACAATATTAGTAGTTGCTGGACTGCAGAAAAATCTAAAGAGAAGCTCTATGGAAAGCCAAGCAAAAAGGTTAATATTTAA
- a CDS encoding SDR family oxidoreductase, with protein MNNERYSDSLREKRVVITGGASGIGLATAIRFAHEGSIVTILDRNEEQLYNSLREFPSIAHGVIVDVSNPFEVKQAFEEIDSLTNGVDILIANAGISVRANFIDITPEQWRKVLGINLDGIFYTAQEAAKRMLAQGEGVILMTASTNGLVGHPYYADYNASKAGVNLLARTMAIELAPTIRVNTICPGYVLTPMQMAEYTPEMLKQTDEKIPLKRHAQPEEVANLYAFLASQEAAYITGQHIPIDGGELA; from the coding sequence TTGAATAATGAGAGATATTCAGACAGTCTACGCGAAAAACGAGTAGTCATTACTGGCGGAGCAAGTGGAATTGGATTAGCAACTGCCATACGATTTGCTCATGAGGGCTCTATCGTTACCATTTTAGACCGGAATGAAGAGCAACTTTATAACTCGCTTCGGGAATTTCCATCTATCGCACATGGTGTCATCGTCGATGTAAGTAACCCGTTTGAAGTTAAACAAGCATTTGAAGAGATTGATTCATTGACCAATGGAGTAGATATTTTGATTGCTAACGCTGGCATCAGTGTCAGAGCTAATTTTATCGATATTACCCCAGAGCAGTGGAGAAAAGTACTTGGTATTAATCTAGATGGTATTTTTTATACGGCTCAAGAAGCTGCGAAACGTATGCTAGCCCAAGGAGAAGGCGTCATTCTTATGACAGCGTCAACCAATGGGTTAGTAGGTCATCCCTATTATGCTGACTACAACGCCTCTAAAGCTGGAGTTAATCTATTAGCTCGAACAATGGCAATTGAACTTGCTCCAACGATTCGCGTGAACACTATTTGTCCAGGTTATGTACTTACACCTATGCAAATGGCGGAATATACACCTGAAATGCTGAAACAAACCGATGAAAAAATCCCATTAAAACGGCATGCACAGCCTGAAGAAGTAGCTAACTTATATGCCTTTCTCGCATCTCAAGAGGCAGCCTATATAACGGGTCAACATATTCCAATTGATGGAGGAGAACTAGCTTAG